The Chitinophagales bacterium genome window below encodes:
- a CDS encoding DUF1295 domain-containing protein encodes MLKTASLLIFTLVIVPFIAFKFGTPLTVEQLALLKILFITTITIALACFIISEITKNYSQTDKLWSITPIIYVWIATAYSDWNIRMIFLSVLVSIWGIRLTYNFSRRGGYSLKFWEGEEDYRWTVLKQHKPLNIPWVFSIFNLLFISLYQHLLILFFTLPIILSINTTAIFWYDYVLAGFMLLFIAIETKADQEQWNYQTEKHKRINNKEELNPLYKKGFVHTGLWGIVRHPNYAAEQAIWITFYLFSISATGQWINWSIMGCLLLVVLFKSSSDFSEKISASKYPDYIAYQKKIGKFLPKFV; translated from the coding sequence ATGTTAAAAACAGCAAGCCTTTTAATTTTTACTTTAGTAATAGTTCCTTTTATTGCCTTTAAATTTGGTACACCACTAACTGTAGAGCAGTTGGCTTTGCTTAAAATATTATTCATCACTACTATTACCATAGCTTTAGCTTGTTTTATAATAAGCGAAATAACAAAAAACTACAGCCAAACCGATAAATTATGGAGTATAACACCAATAATATACGTTTGGATAGCTACGGCTTATTCAGATTGGAATATAAGAATGATTTTTCTATCTGTTTTAGTTAGTATTTGGGGTATTAGATTAACCTATAATTTTTCAAGACGAGGAGGTTATTCTCTTAAATTTTGGGAAGGAGAAGAAGACTACCGCTGGACAGTGCTTAAACAGCACAAACCGTTAAATATTCCGTGGGTTTTTAGTATTTTTAATCTGTTGTTTATTAGTTTGTATCAGCATTTACTTATTTTGTTTTTTACATTGCCTATTATTTTATCTATAAACACTACCGCTATATTTTGGTATGATTATGTGCTGGCAGGCTTCATGCTTTTATTTATTGCCATAGAAACTAAAGCAGACCAAGAGCAGTGGAACTATCAAACCGAAAAACATAAGCGTATTAACAACAAAGAAGAATTAAATCCTTTGTATAAAAAAGGTTTTGTGCATACGGGTTTGTGGGGTATAGTTAGGCATCCTAATTATGCGGCAGAGCAAGCTATTTGGATTACATTTTACTTATTTAGCATAAGTGCCACGGGGCAATGGATAAACTGGAGTATTATGGGATGCTTGCTTTTAGTAGTACTTTTTAAAAGCAGTTCAGATTTTAGCGAAAAAATAAGTGCATCAAAATATCCCGATTATATTGCTTACCAAAAGAAAATTGGTAAATTTTTACCTAAATTTGTGTAG
- a CDS encoding CDP-alcohol phosphatidyltransferase family protein, whose product MAFSLKRYIPNTLTLTNLLCGCFAIFSLFMDRTNLVLPFIIIAMFADFFDGMIARLLNVKTPIGKDLDSLADVVSFGVVPSFLMIYLVVLAHPINNTNNFIDELKSINSLQTYLVIFFPLIIALFSALRLAKFNISTNQSSEFKGLATPACTVFVLGLFHNYIAGNEYFNFIYKPLVLNIISLILALLLVSNIPMFSFKVGSLSVKENPFQITFILLGIILLMMFNLSGLPLIVLLYIILNLFKNLIKR is encoded by the coding sequence GTGGCTTTCAGCTTAAAAAGATACATACCTAATACGCTTACACTTACTAACCTTTTGTGTGGATGTTTTGCCATATTTAGCCTTTTTATGGACAGAACTAATCTTGTTTTGCCCTTTATTATCATTGCTATGTTTGCCGATTTTTTTGATGGCATGATAGCTCGTTTGTTAAATGTAAAAACACCTATAGGCAAAGATTTAGATAGTTTGGCAGATGTTGTAAGTTTTGGGGTAGTGCCTTCTTTTTTAATGATTTACTTGGTAGTACTGGCACACCCTATTAATAATACCAATAATTTTATTGATGAACTAAAAAGTATAAATTCATTACAAACATATTTAGTTATATTTTTTCCACTTATTATAGCTTTGTTTTCGGCATTGCGGTTAGCTAAATTTAATATTTCTACAAATCAAAGTTCAGAATTTAAAGGCTTAGCCACACCAGCGTGCACCGTATTTGTTTTAGGATTGTTTCATAATTATATAGCTGGGAATGAATATTTTAACTTTATTTATAAACCTTTAGTCTTAAATATAATTAGTTTAATATTAGCTTTGTTATTGGTAAGTAATATTCCTATGTTTAGTTTTAAAGTGGGTAGCTTGTCCGTTAAAGAGAATCCTTTTCAAATAACATTTATTTTGTTAGGAATTATCTTACTTATGATGTTTAACTTAAGTGGGTTGCCACTTATAGTTTTGTTATATATTATACTGA